One Takifugu rubripes chromosome 19, fTakRub1.2, whole genome shotgun sequence genomic window carries:
- the chd6 gene encoding chromodomain-helicase-DNA-binding protein 6 isoform X2, whose translation MKINKKNKQQIKTGLFDAPPTKMFTGLLKHMPPPAKASSSASEQNSNAQKTVPTIPRGHLVVGPNDQLHLLTPVGSTATSNHYTIAAAHATKQPGGALQPNEEDDRGGRVKKKRKKKDKREWGREEGESEGRVSSKPKKRKEEREALVVTLRRNKEPNEGKGRREPRPRGQEGRKGNEMRLKNVPGGRGAGAAVAPQPAQVPVKVPGKRGRKPKVKVLPSVSTNEATPHTLELPSTAAGQAGGNRGQSNSKKPGLSGPKQRGRKPKDPSTAATEKKRKKKGKRRSQELSVQEGGESDDTTSASALSMGGQYSQDSLDNSKRRSGRQVKRRKYNEDLDLKVVDDDGETIAVLGAGRIAALNTTALAWQAEEPPEDEANIIEKIISVRTMNKEALSSEDQVEQVEEFYVKYRNFSYLHCKWATLKELEKDPRIHQKIKRFRTKQAQMKHLFTEPDEDLFNPDYVEVDRVLDVAVTTDTETREEVTHYLVKWCSLSYEEATWELQEDLDPEKIREFEEVQKLPADLRHVDRPPSEKWQKLERSRDYRNGNELREYQLEGMNWLLFNWYNRKNCILADEMGLGKTIQSITFLFEIFNMSIRGPFLIIAPLSTITNWEREFRTWTHMNVIVYHGSQISRQMILQYEMFYRDAQGNTIPSVLKFHGLITTFEMIMADCPELRKLHWRCVVIDEAHRLKNKNCKLLEGLKLMNLEHKVLLTGTPLQNSVEELFSLLNFLEPLQFQSETTFLEEFGDLKTDEQVKKLQAILKPMMLRRLKDDVEKNLAPKQETIIEVELTNIQKKYYRAILEKNFSFLSKGANQHNMPNLINTMMELRKCCNHPYLITGAEEKILESFRKSYSPDAVDFQLQAMIQAAGKLVLIDKLLPKLLAGGHKVLVFSQMVRCLDILEDYLIQRRYSYERIDGRVRGNQRQAAIDRFCKPDSDRFVFLLCTRAGGLGINLTAADTCIIFDSDWNPQNDLQAQARCHRIGQSKAVKVYRLITRNSYEREMFDKASLKLGLDKAVLQDINRKGSLNGVQQLSKLEVEDLLKKGAYGALMDEEDEGSKFCEEDIDQILQRRTQTITIQSEGKGSTFAKASFISSGNRTDISLDDPNFWQKWAKIAEVEIDSKSEKESLVIDTPRVRKQTRHYNSFEDDELMEFSELDSDSEEKPCRTRRLGERSRRYLRAECFRVEKNLLIFGWGRWKDILNHGRFKWHLAERDMEVICRALLVYCLRHYKGDDKIKSFIWDLISPTKEGQDQTLLNHSGLSVPVPRGRKGKKLKNQLNVPEAKNADWMVHCNPEVVLHDESYKKHLKQHCNKVLLRVRMLYYLKVEVLGDATSEGLEGISASKLEVSLPDIDYIEVPAPWWDAEADKSLLIGVHKHGYERYNAMRADPDLCFLEKVGRPDVTALSADQGGGGGGREGIPDMVESASKIEDETQNKADGGEDKDESNKSGSCVNIQGEDTCSGTEGAVKPDSTCSDTQMSGDASSQDETLVTTTTTGSGTGVAALHVIQARPLWPTGPALTARLRRLITAYQRFALRREPLIRHDFLLHDGLVGFGLGGAGATQSQAGGPLAWQFNDQLKRCSVVNTDSDPLFLEWQRRWTRREQADFYRTVSSFGVVYDTDVKAFDWSQFRVLARLERKTDESLERYFNSFVNMCRTACKLPPRKDEAVDHAVFVEPLTEERAARTLYRIELLRKIREQVLHHPVISTRLQLCRPSPYLPPWWECGKHDRDLLIGAARHGLSRTDFYILNDPQLGFLESHRAYIRGHHSHFHPQNHRHPSISSSPFASSSSSVHPQLPHCCLYEPGLMRHSPHPPEYPHQSAHHQQHQPMALSVPSPSSSSTSSHLQPTPLDAHSSASPGLGIVPGSQADFLDCPALDETIELGSLHHDAMSADALHSGKASKDTLNGFPFNSAAGGQSMLNSYGVGGTDLDSKLRSDVLVGEQGFSEETGLMAPSVELDQLQASWDGTDHSSPAHHMFNESDPILGPSTLETDFLEEDSEEAQGRHRGEEEGGTLEECLGLPPSSPASHPSAGDSVEPLSSSYMLFKDISVSEEPSTDQTDLSASSPPPYVPPPPLPLSDITAHEAQDRLSHSDVTDSLTNPVSEGQDGSATFEFDGQDGATEDLSRTSTEQTERIHTGVEVQNSCIDQDPDQSVGVLTRPMDLPQVDQLEAEASLVGRDKRMELSPQLCPNLQGSFGQAEHKDELSQDVEPYFGKLEQGESLVCPESIQESGEQVDGLIFYQTMEEETQMEKTTGDIVGATGNPGNNLNAAPVCLSEQVEAITERQMDHEPIMDVSLVQSCDEMTDEKTVQHLDARATVMELESIYSGYTQRSSPAMTPPITSLTEEGTTKINKGVKTEESVGQETFESVGEDENLPAGIIKCKIGTLLHGHNSKDDDLPQDETEITPVSPPNAKSSHPNVFLSSDGNCGNKPQQLQLPVKTEETERKSIEDIYPDSSDVKQGNFLSAVKTEDLITKDEQLDYPIKPETLESKSEFVSVSVKPEGLDCKPEVYSAFSGGTKLKTETQPEALDFTTYPDSSEEKCKSKAEPLELTLPGIKGKIKQELLEADSTVLTPKLEQTDGLVDTAASLAVKGQVKKLCTPGYVSRFAAPICENDCHHDGKEPTIAQLLQEKTLYSFSEWPKDRVIINRLDSICHAVLKGKWPSSSEQYDSAGSLTTSSCLANSLAQHQHQRASFLSTPASGSIPGQARVQQVNAGLGFSIPPPLTRLPKYMQRGGACGRGAWRLTSLPFLQERLVAPPYLSDLKQPGGRRAFDYEAAAAAAAAAKVLAGKAASSCLPTTTASGSNLAEASASHPAGAMMMNGWQESAIDLTKPSGDISTTSGIGTGEAAVAPGVGHHGASDGGSQKLPPPPITAPLAGCLGIDMAGILQAGLIHPVTGQIINGNLRGDDALRRRRGRRRNVEALYSEFAKRGLHVPDTKGRVEGMSHSSVSSSTSSPTPPPSEHPAGPPTPSSTSTPTPTQTSPQPEIVAIDREAASKGLMEWLRQNPGYSMDLPTFTHSGAGLLQGFVERPKQRRHRCKDPTKLDVNTLTGEERVPVIHRGTGRRLGGAIAPAIKELSRWLDANSEYYVAPDWCDVVKHSGFLPETKFSRILTEPVNRDLGARRRGRRPRSEMPKPLLSVSDSAPSGLASPLFMNGGLMGSMDSMVTMQNLRSSIPGIPISGIMAAGFPHSFTAAVQAGGVATVADGAKNGLNILPMMLQSIPHPHGAAIPQHAMFSVGAMMAHTPPPSSSLPTSSSSSSSSLPADKVTTTTTTTASTPEAASPSSTTAVESTVSSGNDGGEKLSSQDERRPAENRSGGAEAAAIITSTSRAHVGAAIGAGAGSHITFNPFLIPGMSHGLLYPHMFLPHGGIMALPAVPPGAVDGPQSSPKRRRKRGREEERAKTTIVTVEERESTVNASATSHSDPSSPSAPSASASLPEEHKDGQVDREDRPAELQEPDSNHHVEETTTQSEDMRRAEAAEDGNQDSEEQRRERGENA comes from the exons atgaaaataaacaagaaGAACAAGCAGCAG ATCAAGACAGGTCTCtttgatgccccccccacaAAG aTGTTCACTGGTCTCCTGAAGCACATGCCACCTCCAGCAAAAGCCTCGTCTTCTGCCTCCGAACAAAATAGCAATGCTCAAAAAACGGTTCCAACAATCCCTCGGGGACACCTGGTGGTTGGCCCCAACGACCAGCTCCACCTCCTTACCCCCGTGGGCAGCACAGCAACGTCAAATCACTACACAATCGCAGCGGCCCATGCCACTAAGCAGCCTGGTGGAGCTCTGCAGCCAAATGAAGAGGATGACAGAGGAGGCAGGGTGAAGAAGAAACgaaagaaaaaggacaaaagagAATGGGGTAGAGAAGAAGGCGAGAGTGAGGGAAGGGTCAGCAGcaaaccaaagaaaagaaaggaggagagggaggcactAGTGGTTACGTTGAGAAGGAACAAGGAGCCCAATGAAGGCAAGGGACGAAGGGAGCCTCGACCGCGGGGCCAGGAAGGCAGGAAAGGGAATGAAATGCGGTTAAAGAATGTGCCCGGGGGAAGAGgggcaggtgctgctgtggctccacaGCCAGCCCAGGTGCCTGTTAAAGTACCCggcaaaagaggaagaaaaccgAAAGTCAAAGTCCTTCCATCTGTGTCCACCAATGAAG CTACTCCTCATACCCTAGAGCTGCCCTCTACTGCAGCAGGGCAGGCTGGTGGCAACAGGGGCCAGTCCAACAGCAAGAAACCGGGACTGTCGGGACCAAAACAGAGGGGCCGGAAACCTAA AGATCCCAGCACAGCAGctacagagaagaagaggaagaagaaggggaaaagGAGAAGCCAGGAGCTGTCTGtccaggaaggaggagagagtgaCGACACTACCTCAGCATCAGCCCTCAGCATGGGTGGACAGTACAGCCAGGACAGCCTGGATAATTCA AAACGGCGTTCAGGGCGTCAGGTTAAGAGGAGGAAGTATAATGAGGATTTGGATTTGAAAGTGGTGGATGACGATGGAGAAACAATTGCCGTTCTTGGCGCTGGTCGCATCGCAGCGCTCAACACTACTGCGTTAGCATGGCAGGCAGAG GAGCCACCTGAAGATGAGGCCAACATCATTGAAAAAATTATATCTGTGAGAACAATGAATAAAGAG GCTTTGTCATCAGAGGACCAAGTGGAGCAGGTTGAGGAGTTTTATGTCAAGTACAGGAATTT TTCCTACTTACACTGCAAGTGGGCCACACTGAAAGAGCTAGAGAAAGATCCTAGAATCCACCAGAAGATTAAACGCTTCAGGACCAAACAGGCGCAGATGAAACACCTGTTTACTGAG CCCGATGAGGATTTATTTAACCCGGACTACGTTGAAGTAGACAGAGTGCTTGATGTGGCTGTAACTACAGATACTGAAACTAGAGAG GAGGTGACCCATTACCTTGTCAAGTGGTGCAGTCTCTCATACGAGGAGGCAACGTGGGAGCTGCAAGAAGATTTAGACCCAGAGAAGATCAGAGAGTTTGAGGAGGTCCAGAAGCTGCCAGCAGACCTCAGACATGTG GATCGTCCTCCTTCAGAAAAATGGCAGAAGTTGGAGCGTTCCAGAGATTATCGCAATGGCAACGAGTTGAGAGAATACCAGCTGGAGGGGATGAACTGGTTATTATTCAACTGGTACAACAG AAAAAACTGCATACTGGCAGATGAGATGGGGTTGGGAAAGACCATTCAGTCAATCACTTTTCTGTTTGAGATTTTCAACATGAGCATCCGCGGGCCCTTCCTCATCATCGCCCCTTTGTCTACCATCACCAACTGGGAGAGGGAGTTTCGTACATGGACACACATGAATGTCATCGTGTATCACGGCTCTCAGATCAGCAGGCAGATGATCCTTCAGTACGAGATGTTTTACAGAGACGCGCAG GGAAACACAATCCCCAGCGTGCTGAAGTTTCATGGGCTGATCACCACATTTGAGATGATAATGGCCGACTGCCCAGAGTTGAGGAAGCTCCACTGGCGATGTGTGGTGATTGACGAAGCCCATCGCTTGAAAAACAAGAACTGCAAGCTTCTGGAGGGGCTGAAACTCATGAACTTG GAACACAAGGTTTTACTGACAGGAACTCCTCTACAGAACTCGGTGGAGGAGTTGTTCAGCTTGTTAAATTTCCTGGAGCCTCTGCAGTTTCAATCCGAAACCACCTTCCTGGAAGAATTTGGAGATCTCAAAACAGATGAACAG GTAAAGAAGCTTCAGGCCATTCTGAAACCCATGATGTTGAGGAGATTGAAAGATGATGTAGAGAAGAACCTGGCACCTAAACAAGAGACAATCATTGAG GTTGAACTGACGAACATTCAGAAGAAATACTACCGAGCCATCTTAGAGAAGAACTTCTCTTTCCTGTCCAAAGGAGCAAACCAGCACAACATGCCCAACCTCATCAACACCATGATGGAGCTCCGCAAGTGCTGCAACCACCCTTACCTAATCACAG GTGCTGAGGAGAAGATTTTGGAAAGCTTCAGGAAGAGCTACAGTCCAGATGCTGTAGACTTCCAGTTACAGGCCATGATCCAGGCAGCTGGTAAACTGGTGCTCATCGATAAGCTGCTCCCAAAGCTGCTGGCTGGTGGACACAAAGTCCTGGTCTTCTCTCAGATGGTACGCTGCCTGGACATCCTGGAGGATTACCTTATACAGAGACG GTATTCCTACGAGCGCATAGACGGTCGTGTGCGTGGGAACCAGCGTCAGGCAGCTATAGACCGGTTTTGCAAACCAGATTCGGATcgctttgttttccttctctgcacCAGAGCTGGAGGTTTAGGAATTAACCTGACAGCCGCCGACACGTGCATAATCTTTGATTCCGACTGGAACCCCCAGAACGATCTGCAG GCCCAAGCACGCTGCCATCGCATCGGTCAGAGCAAAGCAGTGAAAGTCTACAGGCTTATCACCAGGAATTCCTACGAGAGGGAAATGTTCGATAAGGCCAGTCTTAAGCTGGGACTGGATAAGGCTGTCCTCCAGGACATCAACCGAAAAGGAAGCCTCAATGGG GTGCAGCAGCTTTCAAAGCTGGAAGTGGAGGATTTATTGAAAAAAGGAGCATACGGAGCATTAATggatgaagaagatgagggCTCCAAGTTCTGTGAAGAAGACATCGATCAGATCCTACAGAGAAGGACTCAGACTATCACAATCCAGTCCGAAGGGAAAGGATCAACATTTGCTAAG gcCAGTTTCATTTCATCTGGAAACAGAACAGACATTTCTCTAGATGACCCCAACTTCTGGCAGAAATGGGCAAAAATTGCTGAAGTGGAGATCGACTCCAAATCTGAGAAG GAGTCTTTGGTGATCGACACTCCGCGGGTAAGGAAGCAGACCCGTCATTACAACTCCTTTGAAGACGATGAACTGATGGAGTTCTCGGAGTTGGACAGCGACTCGGAGGAAAAACCGTGTCGGACGCGTCGCCTGGGCGAACGCAGCCGGCGGTACCTCCGTGCCGAGTGCTtcagagtggaaaagaactTGCTTATCTTTGG GTGGGGTCGATGGAAGGACATTTTAAACCATGGTCGATTTAAGTGGCACCTGGCTGAGAGGGACATGGAGGTGATTTGCAG aGCTCTGCTGGTTTACTGTTTGAGACATTATAAAGGTGACGACAAGATCAAGAGCTTCATCTGGGATTTGATTTCACCCACCAAAGAAGGCCAGGACCAGACGCTGCTCAATCACTCTG GTTTATCAGTTCCAGTCCCTCGTGGACGAAAAGGGAAGAAGCTAAAAAACCAACTCAATGTTCCCGAGGCCAAAAATGCTGATTGGATGGTTCACTGTAATCCAGAGGTGGTGCTGCATGATGAGAGTTACaagaaacatctcaaacaacACTGCAACAA GGTGCTGCTGAGGGTGAGGATGTTGTACTACTTAAAGGTGGAAGTTTTAGGTGACGCCACCAGTGAAGGCCTGGAGGGAATATCGGCCAG TAAACTTGAGGTATCGCTACCTGACATCGACTACATAGAGGTTCCGGCTCCATGGTGGGATGCAGAAGCTGACAAATCTCTCCTTATAGGAGTTCACAAGCACG GTTATGAGCGTTACAATGCCATGCGTGCGGACCCAGACCTGTGTTTCCTGGAGAAAGTGGGGAGGCCAGATGTGACAGCATTGTCTGCTGATcagggaggcggaggaggaggaagggagggcaTCCCAGACATGGTAGAAAG TGCATCCAAAATAGAGGATGAAACCCAAAATAAAGCTGATGGAGGGGAAGATAAAGATGAAAGCAACAAG TCGGGGTCTTGTGTGAATATTCAGGGAGAGGACACCTGTAGTGGCACAGAGGGAGCAGTCAAACCAGACAGTACATGTTCAG acacccagATGTCAGGTGACGCAAGCTCTCAGGATGAAACATTAGTCACCAcgacaacaacaggaagtggaactggAGTGGCAGCTCTGCATGTCATCCAGGCTCGGCCGCTCTGGCCTACTGGCCCAGCCCTGACGGCCCGCTTACGGCGCTTGATCACGGCCTACCAACGCTTTGCGCTACGGCGCGAGCCACTGATCAGACACGACTTCCTGCTTCACGATGGCCTCGTTGGCTTTGGTCtcggaggagcaggagccacGCAGAGCCAGGCTGGTGGGCCGCTGGCATGGCAGTTCAATGACCAGCTGAAGCGCTGCTCTGTGGTGAACACAGACTCTGACCCACTGTTTCTGGAGTGGCAAAGAAG GTGGACTCGTCGAGAGCAGGCTGACTTTTATCGCACCGTTTCGTCCTTTGGGGTCGTGTATGACACTGACGTGAAAGCATttgactggtcccagttcagAGTACTGGCCCGACTGGAGAGAAAGACGGACGAGAGTTTGGAGAGATATTTCAACTCCTTTGTCAACATGTGTAGGACGGCCTGCAAACTGCCTCCAAGGAAGGATGAAG CGGTCGATCACGCCGTCTTTGTTGAGCCTCTGACAGAAGAGCGAGCCGCACGGACCTTATACCGCATCGAGCTGCTCCGCAAgatcagagagcag gtTCTCCATCATCCAGTGATCTCGACACGCCTCCAGCTTTGCCGCCCCTCCCCCTACCTCCCACCGTGGTGGGAATGTGGCAAACATGACCGTGACCTCCTCATCGGGGCGGCTCGCCACGGCCTGAGCCGTACCGACTTCTACATCCTAAATGACCCTCAGCTGGGCTTTCTGGAGAGTCACAGAGCCTATATCCGAGGGCATCACTCTCACTTTCATCCTCAGAACCACCGTCATCCCAGCATCTCATCCTCGCCCTttgcctcctcctcatcctcggtGCATCCACAGCTGCCACACTGCTGTCTTTATGAACCGGGTCTCATGCGCCATTCCCCTCACCCCCCCGAATATCCTCACCAGAGtgcccatcaccagcagcatcaGCCGATGGCCTTGTCAGTTCCCTCCCCTTCATCATCTTCtacctcctctcatctccagcCTACGCCACTGGATGCCCACAGCTCTGCCTCACCAGGTCTGGGAATAGTTCCTGGGTCACAGGCAGATTTTCTTGACTGTCCTGCCCTGGATGAGACCATAGAGCTGGGTTCTCTGCACCATGATGCCATGTCTGCAGATGCTTTACACAGTGGGAAGGCTTCTAAAGACACCCTCAATGGTTTCCCTTTCaattctgctgcaggaggccaaAGCATGCTCAACTCCTACGGTGTAGGAGGAACAGACCTCGATTCAAAACTGAGGAGTGATGTTCTTGTTGGTGAACAGGGCTTCTCCGAGGAGACTGGCCTGATGGCACCATCGGTGGAGCTAGATCAGTTACAG GCTTCCTGGGATGGAACGGACCACTCAAGCCCAGCTCACCACATGTTCAATGAATCCGATCCGATCCTGGGACCTTCCACTTTGGAGACTGACTTCCTAGAAGAGGATAGCGAGGAGGCCCAAGGCCGacacagaggggaggaggagggtgggacACTGGAGGAATGTCTAGGCCTCCCGCCCTCATCCCCCGCTTCCCATCCTTCTGCAGGAGATTCTGTTGAGCCACTGTCCTCAAGTTACATGCTTTTCAAG GACATTAGCGTCAGTGAGGAGCCCAGCACAGACCAAACTGATCTATCAGCAAGCTCCCCACCACCTtatgtcccccctccccctcttcctctgtctgacATCACTGCCCACGAAGCTCAGGATAGGTTGAGTCATTCTGATGTCACTGACAGTCTGACCAATCCTGTGAGTGAAGGACAGGACGGAAGCGCCACCTTTGAGTTTGATGGACAGGACGGAGCAACAGAAGACTTGTCCAGGACCAGCACGGAGCAGACGGAGCGAATACACACAGGTGTGGAGGTGCAGAACTCTTGTATAGACCAAG ATCCAGACCAGAGTGTGGGAGTTCTGACCAGACCCATGGACTTGCCACAGGTAGACCAGCTTGAGGCTGAGGCAAGCCTGGTAGGCCGGGACAAAAGGATGGAGCTCTCGCCCCAACTTTGTCCAAATCTTCAGGGGAGCTTTGGCCAAGCAGAGCATAAAGATGAGTTATCTCAAGATGTGGAGCCTTATTTTGGGAAGCTGGAACAGGGGGAAAGCCTTGTGTGTCCAGAATCCATTCAGGAATCTGGGGAGCAAGTAGATGGTTTGATTTTCTATCAAACGATGGAGGAAGAgacacagatggagaagacAACAGGAGACATTGTGGGAGCAACAGGAAATCCAGGGAATAACCTAAATGCTGCTCCGGTGTGTCTTTCGGAGCAAGTGGAGGCGATAACAGAGAGGCAGATGGATCATGAACCTATCATGGATGTTTCATTGGTTCAGTCCTGCGATGAAATGACTGATGAAAAAACTGTGCAACACTTGGATGCCAGAGCCACTGTGATGGAGCTGGAGAGCATTTATTCTGGATACACACAACGCTCCAGCCCTGCCATGACCCCTCCGATCACATCATTAACTGAGGAGGGCACTACCAAAATAAACAAAGGGGTCAAAACGGAAGAGTCTGTAGGCCAAGAGACCTTTGAGAGCGTGGGTGAGGATGAGAATTTACCAGCAGGCATCATCAAATGTAAGATCGGAACTTTGTTACATGGTCATAACAGCAAAGATGACGATCTTCCACAAGATGAAACTGAAATAACCCCCGTTTCCCCTCCAAACGCAAAATCCTCACATCCTAATGTCTTTCTGTCATCAGACGGCAATTGTGGGAATAAACCACAGCAATTGCAGTTGCCTGTcaagacagaggagacagagaggaagtcTATTGAGGATATTTATCCTGACAGCTCTGACGTCAAACAGgggaacttcctgtctgctgtgaAGACGGAGGACCTCATCACCAAAGACGAGCAGTTAGACTATCCTATCAAACCTGAAACACTGGAGAGCAAATCTGAATTTGTCAGCGTTTCAGTGAAGCCAGAGGGTTTAGACTGTAAACCTGAAGTCTACTCGGCCTTTTCAGGTGGCACCAAGCTTAAGACTGAGACACAACCGGAAGCTCTCGACTTCACAACCTACCCTGACAGCTctgaagaaaaatgcaaatcaaaAGCAGAGCCTCTAGAACTGACCTTACCTGGGATCAAAGGTAAGATAAAGCAAGAGCTGTTGGAGGCCGACAGCACAGTACTGACCCCAAAACTGGAGCAGACTGATGGGCTGGTGGACACTGCAGCAAGTTTGGCggtcaaaggtcaagtgaaGAAGCTGTGTACACCAG GTTATGTGAGCAGGTTTGCAGCTCCCATCTGTGAGAACGACTGCCACCACGACGGCAAGGAGCCCACCATCGCTCAGCTGCTACAGGAGAAAACCCTTTACTCATTTTCTGAGTGGCCTAAG GACCGGGTCATCATCAACCGCCTTGACAGTATCTGTCATGCAGTTCTGAAGGGGAAGTGGCCTTCATCAAGCGAACAGTATGACTCCGCTGGCTCCCTGACCACCAGCTCCTGCTTGGCCAACAGTTTAgcccaacaccagcaccagcgaGCCTCCTTCCTGTCCACACCAGCCTCCGGCTCCATTCCGGGCCAGGCCAGGGTTCAGCAGGTCAACGCTGGATTGGGATTCTCCATCCCTCCGCCCCTCACAAGGTTGCCAAAG TACATGCAGAGGGGCGGGGCATGCGGGCGCGGCGCCTGGCGCCTTACCTCCCTGCCTTTTTTACAGGAGAGGCTTGTGGCTCCTCCTTATCTCTCTGACCTCAAACAACCTGGAGGCCGACGGGCTTTTGACTATGAGgcggccgctgctgctgcagctgctgccaaggTGTTAGCAGGGAAAGCTGCGTCGTCGTGCCTTCCCACCACGACTGCCAGTGGCAGTAACCTAGCGGAGGCCTCGGCCTCTCATCCGGCAGGAGCCATGATGATGAACGGTTGGCAAGAATCTGCCATTGATCTGACAAAACCAAGTGGTGACATTAGCACCACTAGCGGCATCGGGACCGGAGAAGCTGCAGTCGCACCGGGCGTCGGTCACCACGGTGCCAGTGATGGCGGCAGTCAGaagctgccgccgccgcccatCACAGCCCCACTAGCAGGCTGCCTGGGAATAGACATGGCCGGGATCCTGCAGGCAGGTCTCATCCATCCTGTAACGGGGCAAATAATTAACGGAAACCTGAGGGGAGATGATgcgctgaggaggaggagaggcaggagaagaAATGTGGAAGCACTCTACTCTGAGTTTGCCAAGAGAGGACTGCACGTCCCAGACACTAAG ggCCGTGTGGAGGGAATGAGCCACTCCTCCGTGTCCTCCTCCACATCTtcacccaccccccctccttcagAGCACCCTGCCGGTCCTCCCACACCATCCTCCACTTctacacccacccccacccagaccTCTCCTCAACCAGAGATTGTGGCCATCGACAGAGAAGCGGCCAGTAAAGGTCTGATGGAGTGGCTGAGGCAGAACCCGGGCTACAGCATGGACCTGCCCACCTTTACTCAC TCTGGAGCAGGACTGCTACAGGGCTTTGTGGAGCGTCCGAAGCAGAGGAGGCATCGCTGCAAAGATCCCACCAAGCTGGACGTCAACAccctgacaggagaggagagggttcCTGTCATACACAGAGGCACAGGGCGCCGA CTTGGTGGCGCTATAGCCCCCGCCATCAAGGAGCTTTCAAGGTGGTTGGATGCCAACTCGGAGTACTACGTAGCTCCAGACTGGTGCGATGTCGTGAAACACTCT GGCTTCCTACCTGAGACCAAGTTCTCTCGTATACTGACGGAACCGGTCAACAGAGACCTGGGCGCCCGGCGGCGTGGGCGGCGGCCTCGTAGTGAAATGCCCAAACCTCTGCTGTCCGTCTCTGATTCGGCCCCCTCTGGTCTCGCCTCGCCGCTCTTTATGAACGGGGGGTTAATGGGCAGCATGGACTCCATGGTGACCATGCAGAATCTCCGCAGCAGTATTCCCGGAATTCCAATCTCGGGCATTATGGCAGCTGGATTCCCACACAGTTTTACTGCTGCAGTTCAGGCAGGAGGGGTGGCAACAGTTGCAGACGGTGCGAAGAACGGCCTGAACATCCTACCGATGATGCTGCAGAGCATCCCGCACCCCCACGGAGCGGCCATTCCTCAACATGCCATGTTCAGCGTTGGTGCGATGATGGCACATACTCCACCCCCGTCCTCTTcactccccacctcctcctcttcttcttcttcttcactacCTGCCGATAaggtcaccaccaccaccaccaccacggcATCAACGCCCGAGGCGGCCAGCCCGTCCTCCACAACAGCTGTGGAGAGCACGGTGTCTTCAGGCAACGACGGAGGCGAGAAATTAAGCAGCCAGGATGAGAGGAGGCCAGCGGAAAACAGGTCGGGAGGGGCTGAGGCGGCCGCCATCATTACCTCCACCAGCAGGGCACATGTGGGCGCAGCAATCGGAGCTGGCGCTGGCAGCCACATTACTTTTAACCCCTTTCTGATCCCAGGCATGTCGCACGGTCTGCTGTACCCGCATATGTTTTTACCTCATGGTGGCATAATGGCGCTTCCCGCTGTGCCTCCCGGTGCTGTAGACGGCCCCCAAAGCAGCCCTaaacggaggaggaagagagggagagaagaggagagggcgAAGACTACGATAGTGACGGttgaagagagagaaagtacagtTAATGCTAGCGCTACCTCCCACTCTGACCCCTCATCACCCTCCGCCCCCTCTGCCTCCGCATCTCTGCCCGAGGAGCACAAAgatggacaggtggacagagaggacaggCCTGCTGAGCTCCAGGAACCTGACTCCAATCACCATGTGGAGGAAACCACAACACAGTCAGAGGACATGAGACGTGCGGAGGCAGCCGAGGACGGAAATCAGGACTCTGAGGAGCAAAGACGCGAAAGAGGAGAGAATGCGTAG